Genomic segment of Streptomyces sp. NA02950:
CGCGCGCGGCTGGTTCACCGCCGTCCAGTGGCATCCCGAGGACACCGCCCACCGGGACCCCGCCCAGCAGGGGCTGTTCGACGCACTGGTGCGCGCCGCCCGCGAACGCAGCTGAGCCCCCGCCTCGTGCCGCGTCAGTCAAGGTGTGCCCGGTGGCGAGGCGTCCTGGCACGTGCGATCGCAAGGCGGCGGGGAAGCACTCGTAGTGGGCCTACTCGGGCTTTCGGCCAACGCGGCGAGAGGGGGCACCTCCCAGCGGTAGCCGGGGGAGCGTGCCAGGGCGGCGAGCGAGGCGAACCTTGGCTGACGCGGCACTAGGACTTCGGACGGCGCCCGCTGCGGCGCGGGGCCGGTTCGGCGCCGTCCAGGAGGGCGAGCCGGCGCTCCTCGCCGTGCGTCTCGACCTGGAGCACGACCTGGCGCAGTGCCTCCGCGGTGCGCAGGCACTCCTCGTCGGACAGCTGCCCGACGACGAACGCCTCCTCCTCGTTGAAGTCCGGGAAGACGCGCCGCATCAGCGCCTCGCCCTCCTCGGTGAGGCCGAGCAGCACCAGCCTGCCGTCGCTGGGGTGGCCGGAGCGCCGGATCAGACCGCGGGACTCCAGGGTGCGGGCGACGCCGGTGAGCGTGCCCTTGGAGATGCCCGCCTCCTCCGCCACGTTCCGGGTCTCCGACTCGCCCCAGATCCACACCACCCAGAGCACCACGAAGGCCGTCCAGGTCAGATCGCAGCCGCGCAGCACCGAGTTCTCCAGATGCTGCCGCACCGCCGACGCGGCCCGGTAGATGTTGGACACCATGGCCATCTGCTCACGGCGGATCGGAATGCCACCGAGCTTGGCCGCGACCAGCTTCTCGGTGTCGGTAATGGAACGGTGGCCGGGCACGGGCGGGCTCCTCACATCGGCTTCGAACGGTGACGCGACGGCGAACCGGCGTTTCCATCGTTCGAGGTCAAATGTACCGTGCCGCCGGTGAGCGGGGCGCGGACCGCGGGGGCCGCCCGCTGACCGCCCGGACCGCTCGTGGTCGACCTGGGCCCGGATGCGTTCCCAGTACGGGGCGATGGCGGCCTCGTGGTACGCCTGGACGGCACGGCCGAGCAGTGTCAGCGCATCGGGGTCGCCGTCGGCCAGCGAGCGTGTCCAGGGCGGCAGCCGCCGCCCTCCGGCGAGCAGCCCGATATCGCGCCGCAGCCGGGCCCGCGGGGTGCTCAGCACCTCGTCAAGACCCTCGTCCGCGTCGTACAGCGGGGTCGCCGGAGTGAGAAAGTCCGGAAAATAGCCCCTCGTTGGCACCAGGGCGGTCAACAGGCCGGTCGAGCGCGGCAGCTTGGGGCCGACCGACCGCCGCCACTGTCCGGGGACCAGCCCCTGGTTCTGAGGGCGGAGGGTGTGCGGGCTCAGCACGGTTTCCCACATGGCCACCGGCCCCGCGGCCACGCGGGTGAGTCCCAGGTCCTGACCGGTGAAATGAATGCGTAGCACAGCGCCCCCGTGACTCCGTCGCCTGCTTTGTTTCCTCCGTATCACGTTCCGGGCACGGGCCCTACCCGGGCACGGCGGAGACGCGGTGTATTTCAGTCTTGAATGAACGACCGGTGGACGCACACACGTCCGCCCGGCGGAAGCCGCCGGGCGGACGCACGCGGAGGTGAGCCGGGCGCGGAGCGTCAGCCCGCGGAGAGCGCGGGGTCGCTCGTGCCCGCCCGCCCGGTCTCGACATGGCCGGCCAGTCGCCGCAGATAGCCGCTGTCCCCGTCGGAGGCCACCGACACGTCGTACCACTGGTGGCTGCGCTTGGTGTCCACGGTGTGCACGGCCCGCCCGCCCGGCCGGAGCCGGTACTCGGCCCTCTTCTGGTGGTGGTAGCCATCGGTGACGGTGAGCCGTACCGCCGTGTCGCCCTGGTTGGTCAGGGTCAGCTCCACCTCGCCGGTGGCCCGGA
This window contains:
- a CDS encoding MarR family winged helix-turn-helix transcriptional regulator, with the translated sequence MPGHRSITDTEKLVAAKLGGIPIRREQMAMVSNIYRAASAVRQHLENSVLRGCDLTWTAFVVLWVVWIWGESETRNVAEEAGISKGTLTGVARTLESRGLIRRSGHPSDGRLVLLGLTEEGEALMRRVFPDFNEEEAFVVGQLSDEECLRTAEALRQVVLQVETHGEERRLALLDGAEPAPRRSGRRPKS